In the Natrinema amylolyticum genome, one interval contains:
- a CDS encoding DUF7127 family protein, translating to MKVPQSLENVDQDAVIRTFEYGDGSVIAVDFGSSAADISVDIVGSTAIIVADGEQFEFELPPEASDVSARNGVLTIEE from the coding sequence GTGAAGGTTCCCCAATCCCTCGAGAACGTCGACCAGGACGCGGTCATTCGTACGTTCGAGTACGGCGACGGTAGCGTTATCGCGGTCGATTTCGGTAGCTCGGCCGCAGACATCTCGGTCGATATCGTCGGCTCGACCGCGATCATCGTGGCGGACGGCGAGCAGTTCGAGTTTGAGCTTCCGCCGGAGGCGAGCGACGTCTCCGCGCGAAACGGCGTGCTCACGATCGAAGAGTAG